In Zonotrichia albicollis isolate bZonAlb1 chromosome 3, bZonAlb1.hap1, whole genome shotgun sequence, a single window of DNA contains:
- the LGSN gene encoding lengsin: MLFGCIFYCCLQNTSESDNDEVDGNNICGFRKKKGIKGPTKYVPPLENEKMELSRTSKIPDPCPLKGTTGCSELPSEQSLQNPSTFPAAQKDRGGHDNSNSGSNGKEDRCGETQETQEYADTGKRISGKMHEETDTAAQMKLPTSAQPVRGTEKGGCTEAAQREKHSEQAGGKPGERGGMEENVVKFHVTKMGSLGSATSMPGSRTGEAFKGAPGVSKRSLQELKNLLSEGHLPSHGPSFCGKAGGAFAQKYLKPRENASDKHGRPFGTFSPHFGEEKQKYLSFHKEGMGQQSKTVLVLSSAGSDQQQPVGSDVDHLILGLPAAPTPAESTAPEVQFDSSPGLDAFNRDPDVNGLGNSTLLYLFSHIEFIKQQMARDNVQFVRFESIDLHGVSRSKNVPSRFFQEKAIHGIAMPRSYLELTLNPKDNELEYINATNFNCDIILNPDLSTFRILPWTEQTARVICDSFTVLGTPLMTSPRHIAKKQLSQLQDNGFSLHSAFTYEFCIYGITEVVNSKTISFPAATILNNHDQTFIQELIEGMYYAGANIESFSSSSGPGQMEITFHPAFGLDAADSAFTFRTGLKEVAKKYNYVASFFSESGFYNSGALSHSLWDLNGQKNLFSAGYGVEELSELGKNWLSGLLAHTAAISCLMAPTTSCRKSYSKYSKESKETVNAKWAYNDNSCAFNVKCHGGKGTYIENKLSSAAANPYLVLAATIAAGLDGVKRGLRYDDMLEEENHTADLKHSSIPLKLEDALVALEKDTCIKEALGETFIRYFVAMKHYELETEEMDSERNKCLGYFI, translated from the exons ATGTTGTTTGGTTGTATATTTTATTGCTGTTTACAGAACACATCTGAAAGTGACAATGATGAAGTTGATGGCAACAATATATGTggtttcagaaagaaaaagggaatcAAAGGTCCTACAAAGTATGTTCCTCCTCTAGAAAATGAGAAGATGGAGCTGTCCCGCACCTCAAAAATCCCAGATCCTTGTCCACTTAAAGGAACCACTGGTTGCTCAGAGCTGCCATCAGAGCAGTCTCTCCAAAACCCCAGTACCTTTCCTGCAGCACAAAAGGACAGAGGAGGTCATGACAATTCCAACTCTGGCAGCAATGGTAAAGAAGACAGGTGTGGAGAAACACAAGAAACTCAGGAATATGCAGATACTGGGAAAAGAATATCAGGAAAAATGCATGAGGAAACAGATACAGCAGCCCAGATGAAGCTGCCCACAAGTGCGCAGCCTGTGAGGGGTACAGAGAAAGGTGGCTGCACggaggcagcacagagggagaAGCACAGTGAGCAGGCAGGGGGTAAGCCAGGAGAACGGGGTGGGATGGAAGAAAACGTTGTCAAGTTTCACGTGACAAAGATGGGCTCCCTGGGAAGTGCCACATCCATGCCGGGGAGCCGAACTGGAGAGGCCTTCAAGGGGGCACCTGGCGTTTCTAAACGAAGTCTACAAGAGTTGAAAAACCTGCTGAGTGAAGGTCATCTGCCTTCTCATGGGCCCAGTTTCTGTGGCAAGGCAGGCGGCGCTTTTGCTCAGAAATATTTGAAACCCCGGGAGAATGCATCTGACAAGCACGGCCGGCCTTTTGGGACTTTTAGTCCCCATTTtggagaggaaaagcaaaagtATCTCAGCTTCCACAAGGAGGGAATGGGGCAGCAGAGCAAAACCGTCCTGGTCCTCAGCTCTGCCGGCTCTGATCAGCAGCAACCAGTGGGAAGCGATGTGGATCACCTGATTCTGGGACTTCCAGCAGCTCCTACACCTGCAGAGAGTACAGCTCCTGAGGTGCAGTTTGACTCCTCCCCAGGCCTCGACG CATTCAACAGAGACCCTGACGTAAACGGCCTCGGAAACTCAACTCTCCTTTACCTGTTCTCTCATATTGAATTTATTAAGCAGCAGATGGCCAGGGACAACGTGCAGTTTGTCAGATTTGAATCAATAGACCTCCATGGTGTGTCAAGATCAAAGAATGTTCCTTCTCGTTTTTTTCAA GAGAAAGCAATTCATGGTATTGCCATGCCCAGAAGTTACCTTGAACTGACGCTGAATCCCAAAGATAATGAATTAGAGTACATAAATGCAACCAATTTCAATTGTGACATAATTCTGAACCCTGATTTATCAACATTTCGAATACTACCCTGGACTGAGCAGACTGCAAGAGTGATATGTGATTCCTTCACCGTGCTGGGCACCCCACTAATGACCTCTCCAAGGCACATTGCCAAGAAACAGCTGAGCCAGCTTCAGGACAATGGCTTTTCTTTGCACTCTGCATTCACTTATGAATTTTGTATTTATGGCATTACTGAGGTTGTAAATTCAAAGACAATATCCTTTCCTGCAGCCACGATACTAAATAACCATGACCAGACTTTCATTCAGGAGCTCATTGAAGGAATGTATTATGCTGGTGCCAACATTGAAAGCTTTTCTTCTTCCAGTGGGCCTGGGCAAATGGAGATCACATTTCATCCAGCGTTTGGCCTAGATGCAGCTGACAGTGCCTTCACATTCAGAACAGGCCTTAAAGAGGTGGCTAAGAAGTATAACTACGTGGCTAGCTTTTTCTCAGAATCAGGATTCTACAATTCGGGGGCTCTATCACACAGCCTGTGGGATCTGAATGGCCAGAAGAATTTGTTTTCTGCCGGTTATGGAGTTGAGGAGCTCTCAGAGCTTGGAAAAAACTGGTTGTCAGGTCTCTTGGCACACACGGCAGCTATCAGCTGCCTGATGGCTCCTACCACCAGCTGCCGCAAGTCTTATTCTAAATACAGTAAAGAATCAAAAGAAACTGTAAATGCAAAGTGGGCATATAATGATAACAGCTGTGCCTTTAATGTCAAATGCCATGGTGGAAAAGGCACTTACATAGAGAATAAATTAAGTTCTGCTGCAGCAAACCCGTACCTGGTCCTTGCTGCTACTATTGCTGCAGGCCTAGATGGAGTGAAGAGAGGACTCAGGTATGATGATATGCTTGAGGAGGAAAATCACACTGCTGATCTGAAACACTCCTCTATCCCTCTGAAACTAGAAGATGCTCTGGTTGCACTTGAGAAAGATACATGCATTAAGGAAGCATTAGGCGAAACTTTTATCCGATACTTTGTTGCCATGAAACATTATGAGTTAGAAACTGAAGAAATGGATAGTGAAAGGAATAAATGCCTGGGATATTTTATTTAG